The following proteins come from a genomic window of Schistocerca cancellata isolate TAMUIC-IGC-003103 chromosome 10, iqSchCanc2.1, whole genome shotgun sequence:
- the LOC126106782 gene encoding cyclin-T1-like, with translation MASERWYFSREQLENTPSIKCGFDKDRELSYRQQAANFIQDMGQKLKVNQLCINTAIVYMHRFYMFHSFTQFHRHSVAAASLFLAAKVEEQPRRLEHIIQVAHMCLCRDRQQPLDTKSERYSQEVCDLVFNENVLLQTLGFDVAVDHPHTHIVRCCDMVRANKDLARTSYFMASNSLHLTTMCVQYKPTLVACFCIHLACKWSNWQIPKSSEGKDWFWYVDKTVTLEQLEQLTSEFLVVVDKCPTKLKRRLAAAAPASSGNNVPLPRPELPTTSENVSSPKNLEEKRSGHLVTKTLNIVSREDSRCFQLKPSAPSKREEQNTQVKHPEKWDHGSGRQGEQIAFMGGTRTIIQKNSIDHISSSLNGPSSSSSSSSSTTTTLIRQTSLKPHQQKRSSSWLSDSSAMSDSSTLAYQSDQYCHEKYVTEPVTKRQKQ, from the coding sequence ATGGCTAGCGAGAGGTGGTATTTTTCCAGAGAGCAGCTAGAAAATACGCCTAGTATTAAATGTGGCTTTGATAAGGACAGAGAACTGTCGTACCGGCAGCAAGCAGCCAATTTCATTCAGGACATGGGCCAGAAATTAAAGGTTAACCAGTTGTGCATAAACACAGCTATCGTTTACATGCATcggttttatatgtttcattcattTACGCAATTTCATCGGCATTCTGTGGCTGCAGCATCCTTATTCCTTGCAGCGAAGGTTGAAGAACAGCCCCGAAGATTGGAACACATCATTCAAGTGGCACACATGTGTTTATGTCGTGATCGTCAGCAACCGCTTGACACCAAATCAGAACGTTACTCGCAAGAAGTATGTGACTTAGTATTCAATGAAAATGTCCTGTTACAAACTCTTGGATTTGATGTAGCTGTTGATCATCCTCACACACATATAGTGCGTTGTTGTGATATGGTCAGAGCTAATAAAGACCTTGCCCGGACATCGTACTTTATGGCTTCAAATAGTTTACACTTAACAACCATGTGCGTGCAATACAAGCCAACACTTGTAGCGTGTTTCTGTATTCACTTAGCTTGCAAATGGTCGAACTGGCAAATACCTAAGTCTAGTGAAGGTAAAGACTGGTTTTGGTACGTTGATAAAACAGTTACGCTAGAACAGCTGGAGCAGTTGACGTCCGAATTTTTAGTAGTAGTAGACAAATGCCCCACAAAACTGAAACGAAGGTTAGCCGCTGCTGCTCCAGCATCATCAGGAAATAATGTACCACTTCCCAGACCAGAACTTCCAACTACAAGTGAAAATGTGAGTTCACCAAAGAACTTAGAGGAAAAACGCAGTGGGCATTTAGTTACAAAAACTCTCAATATTGTATCAAGAGAAGACAGTAGATGTTTTCAGCTGAAACCAAGTGCTCCTTCGAAACGTGAAGAGCAAAATACACAAGTGAAGCATCCAGAGAAGTGGGACCATGGTAGTGGGAGACAAGGGGAACAAATAGCCTTCATGGGAGGAACCAGGACTATTATTCAGAAAAACAGTATTGATCACATTTCAAGTAGCTTGAATggacccagcagcagcagcagcagtagtagtagtactaccACTACTTTAATTAGACAAACATCTTTGAAACCACACCAACAAAAAAGGAGTTCCTCGTGGCTTAGTGACAGTTCTGCAATGTCAGACAGCAGTACTCTTGCGTATCAAAGTGATCAGTACTGTCATGAGAAATATgtaactgaacctgtgaccaaaagGCAAAAACAGTGA